In Salinarimonas sp., a genomic segment contains:
- a CDS encoding Brp/Blh family beta-carotene 15,15'-dioxygenase, whose translation MKAERAIAAQGLAYSALALALGFSAASLPALPPTTEIVLVAALVLVLGVPHGAFDTLYARRLLGLSGWRGWSLFGLVYWAAAALVVAAWALAPTLFLAGFLLASLAHFSGDPEGRAAPFTRIAMGGAPIVLPTLLHEAEVARLFGLLVGAEPARVVADALAAGAWPFVLLVALGVVWETHRDRGRTALELGATATVAILAPPLLAFAAYFCLMHSARHILRTARAARTTSAAALAAIAAAPMLGTLALAGAAWLFLADVALDARVMQVLFVGLAALTAPHMALVEQARLRGWALSEEPAGEGRPEPAE comes from the coding sequence ATGAAGGCCGAGCGCGCCATCGCCGCCCAGGGCCTCGCCTATTCCGCGCTCGCGCTGGCGCTCGGCTTCTCGGCGGCGAGCCTGCCGGCGCTGCCGCCGACGACGGAGATCGTGCTCGTCGCCGCGCTCGTTCTGGTGCTCGGCGTGCCGCACGGCGCCTTCGACACGCTCTACGCTCGCCGGCTGCTCGGCCTCTCGGGCTGGCGGGGCTGGAGCCTGTTCGGGCTGGTCTACTGGGCCGCCGCGGCTCTCGTCGTCGCCGCCTGGGCGCTCGCGCCGACGCTCTTCCTCGCGGGCTTCCTCCTCGCCTCGCTGGCCCATTTCTCCGGCGACCCCGAGGGCCGCGCGGCTCCCTTCACCCGCATCGCCATGGGCGGCGCGCCGATCGTGCTGCCGACGCTTCTCCACGAGGCGGAGGTGGCGCGGCTCTTCGGCCTGCTGGTCGGCGCGGAGCCCGCACGCGTCGTCGCCGACGCCCTCGCGGCGGGCGCCTGGCCCTTCGTGCTCCTGGTGGCCTTGGGCGTCGTGTGGGAGACGCATCGCGACCGCGGGCGCACCGCGCTCGAGCTCGGCGCGACGGCGACCGTCGCGATCCTGGCGCCGCCGCTCCTCGCCTTCGCCGCCTATTTCTGCCTGATGCATTCGGCCCGCCACATCCTGCGCACCGCCCGCGCCGCGCGGACCACGTCTGCCGCGGCGCTCGCGGCCATCGCGGCCGCGCCGATGCTCGGCACGCTGGCGCTCGCCGGCGCGGCCTGGCTCTTCCTCGCCGACGTCGCGCTGGACGCGCGGGTGATGCAGGTGCTGTTCGTCGGGCTCGCGGCGCTCACCGCGCCGCACATGGCCCTCGTCGAGCAGGCCCGCCTGCGCGGCTGGGCGCTCTCAGAGGAGCCGGCGGGGGAGGGGCGACCCGAGCCCGCGGAGTGA
- a CDS encoding GNAT family N-acetyltransferase — translation MNSPADAPAPVSLRDVTRENFQTLVMLKGVPGDGYPPLFEPSVASIAFSITQAYAEPEWRPRAVYAGEAPVGFGMWGLDRELDAPFVTRLLIDHRRQRLGYGRRAMALMLEEIAATGAREAYVSIVEGNGTAEALYRSLGFSRTGRTVGFGAHQEPLLHLAF, via the coding sequence ATGAACAGCCCCGCGGACGCCCCCGCGCCCGTCAGCCTGCGGGACGTGACCCGCGAGAACTTCCAGACGCTCGTCATGCTGAAAGGGGTGCCGGGCGACGGCTATCCGCCCCTGTTCGAGCCGAGCGTCGCCTCCATCGCCTTCTCCATCACCCAGGCCTATGCCGAGCCCGAATGGCGGCCGCGGGCCGTGTATGCCGGGGAGGCCCCCGTCGGCTTCGGCATGTGGGGCCTGGACCGCGAGCTCGACGCGCCCTTCGTCACGCGCCTCCTCATCGACCACCGCCGCCAGCGCCTCGGCTACGGGCGGCGCGCCATGGCGCTGATGCTGGAGGAGATCGCGGCGACCGGCGCGCGCGAGGCCTATGTCAGCATCGTCGAGGGCAACGGGACGGCCGAGGCGCTCTACCGCTCGCTCGGCTTCTCGCGGACCGGGCGCACGGTCGGCTTCGGCGCGCACCAGGAACCTTTGCTGCATCTGGCCTTCTGA
- a CDS encoding sigma-54 dependent transcriptional regulator gives MSERGLILVIEDDEILGRSLEQRLALEGWHVRWAKSAAEALAAIARQIPDAAICDIRLPDGDGESLMRDVFARAGAVPTIFMTAYGGIDQAVRLVRMGARDYVTKPFELDEVVDKLAAAAGRGGEGPAPAAPTDRFASFGLSPATAATRRTLERVADVDLPVLLTGETGTGKEVAARFLHATSRRREEPFLAVNCAALAPELVDSALFGHEKGAFTGAHERRIGLAETAGEGTLFLDEIGELDAALQAKLLRLVQEREFLRVGGVKPIAFSARLVCATHRDLEAEVARRAFREDLWYRINVVSVRVPALRERPAEIAPLLESFVAEAGPRLRGTRLVVSPDAIAAAMAYDWPGNVRELKNRMERAVALAEGDTLGPTDIFPDAKLGASAPGGASGAEPAGLTLAEVREAAEKAHIESVLRATDHGIQETAARLGVSRTTLWEKMRRLGISPEPR, from the coding sequence ATGAGCGAGCGCGGGCTGATCCTCGTCATCGAGGACGACGAGATCCTGGGCCGGTCCCTGGAGCAGCGCCTCGCCCTCGAGGGCTGGCACGTGCGCTGGGCGAAGTCCGCGGCCGAGGCGCTGGCGGCCATCGCCCGGCAGATCCCCGACGCCGCCATCTGCGACATCCGCCTGCCGGACGGCGACGGCGAGAGCCTGATGCGCGACGTCTTCGCCCGCGCCGGCGCGGTGCCGACGATCTTCATGACGGCCTATGGCGGCATCGACCAGGCGGTGCGCCTCGTGCGCATGGGCGCGCGCGACTACGTGACGAAGCCCTTCGAGCTCGACGAGGTGGTGGACAAGCTCGCCGCCGCCGCCGGCCGCGGCGGCGAGGGACCCGCGCCCGCCGCGCCCACGGACCGTTTCGCCTCCTTCGGCCTCTCCCCCGCCACCGCCGCGACGCGGCGCACGCTGGAGCGCGTCGCCGACGTCGACCTGCCGGTGCTCCTCACCGGCGAGACCGGGACCGGCAAGGAGGTCGCCGCGCGCTTCCTGCACGCGACGAGCCGGCGGCGAGAGGAACCGTTCCTCGCCGTGAACTGCGCCGCGCTCGCCCCCGAGCTCGTCGACAGCGCGCTGTTCGGCCACGAGAAGGGCGCCTTCACCGGCGCGCACGAGCGCCGGATCGGCCTCGCCGAGACCGCCGGCGAGGGGACGCTCTTCCTCGACGAGATCGGCGAGCTCGACGCCGCCCTCCAGGCGAAGCTGCTCCGCCTCGTGCAGGAGCGCGAGTTCCTGCGGGTGGGCGGGGTGAAGCCGATCGCCTTCTCGGCGCGGCTGGTGTGCGCCACCCATCGCGACCTCGAGGCCGAGGTGGCGCGCCGCGCCTTCCGCGAGGATCTCTGGTACCGCATCAACGTGGTGAGCGTGCGCGTGCCGGCCTTGCGCGAGCGCCCGGCCGAGATCGCGCCGCTGCTCGAGAGCTTCGTCGCCGAGGCCGGCCCGCGCCTGCGCGGGACGCGGCTCGTGGTCTCGCCGGACGCCATCGCGGCGGCGATGGCCTACGACTGGCCGGGCAACGTGCGCGAACTGAAGAACCGGATGGAGCGCGCCGTCGCGCTGGCCGAAGGCGACACGCTCGGCCCCACCGACATTTTCCCGGACGCGAAGCTCGGCGCGTCGGCGCCGGGCGGCGCGTCGGGGGCGGAGCCGGCGGGGCTCACCCTGGCCGAGGTCCGCGAGGCGGCGGAGAAGGCGCACATCGAATCGGTGCTGCGCGCCACCGACCACGGCATCCAGGAGACCGCGGCGCGGCTCGGCGTCTCGCGCACCACCCTGTGGGAGAAGATGCGCCGGCTCGGGATCTCCCCCGAGCCGCGCTGA
- a CDS encoding IS110 family transposase, giving the protein MPFTVGFDWGGAGHAACVLDETGAVRARLDVPHTAAGLAKLVAALARIAPVGEMPVAIERPSGLVVDTLVAAGHPVVPIHPNVVKACRPRYRAAGGKSDTGDAYMLADILRTDGHRFAPLRQASDAVKALRALVRGRDDLVATRVGLANQLRSLLESFWPGAAAIFADVDSPVALAFLARYPTPESAARLGEKRMAAFMAQARYSGRRSAAELLARLRAAPIGLAGRDESEAKGEIVRALVVALERIVAAIRDLTARIEHDVAELPDGRIVMSFPRAGRINAAQILAEIGDDRARFQTADQLAAEAGVCPVTHASGKSRGVVFRWACNHRLRAALTCFADNSRHASPWAADVYMRARQRGCSHPHAVRILARAWIRILWHAWRDRAEYEPARHLAAQKCAA; this is encoded by the coding sequence ATGCCTTTCACTGTTGGTTTCGACTGGGGCGGCGCGGGCCATGCGGCCTGCGTCCTCGACGAGACGGGTGCGGTCCGCGCACGCCTCGACGTCCCGCACACCGCCGCCGGCCTCGCCAAGCTCGTGGCCGCGCTCGCGCGCATCGCGCCCGTCGGCGAGATGCCGGTGGCGATCGAGCGCCCGTCCGGCCTCGTCGTCGACACGCTCGTCGCCGCCGGCCATCCGGTCGTGCCGATCCACCCGAACGTCGTGAAGGCCTGCCGTCCGCGCTATCGCGCCGCCGGCGGCAAGTCCGATACGGGTGACGCCTACATGCTCGCCGATATCCTGCGCACCGACGGGCATCGCTTCGCCCCGCTGCGCCAGGCCTCCGACGCGGTCAAGGCGCTGCGCGCCCTCGTGCGCGGGCGCGACGACCTCGTCGCCACGCGCGTCGGCCTCGCAAACCAGCTGCGCAGCCTGCTCGAAAGCTTCTGGCCGGGCGCCGCCGCGATCTTCGCCGACGTCGACAGCCCCGTCGCCCTCGCCTTCCTCGCCCGCTACCCCACGCCCGAGAGCGCCGCACGACTCGGCGAGAAGCGCATGGCCGCCTTCATGGCCCAGGCCCGCTACAGCGGCCGCCGCAGCGCCGCCGAGCTCCTCGCCCGCCTGCGCGCCGCGCCGATCGGCCTCGCCGGCCGGGACGAGAGCGAGGCCAAGGGCGAGATCGTGCGCGCCCTCGTCGTCGCCCTCGAGCGCATCGTCGCCGCGATCCGCGACCTCACCGCCCGCATCGAGCACGACGTCGCCGAGCTGCCCGACGGCCGCATCGTCATGTCCTTCCCGCGCGCCGGCCGCATCAACGCCGCCCAGATCCTCGCCGAGATCGGCGACGACCGCGCGCGCTTCCAGACCGCAGACCAGCTCGCCGCGGAGGCCGGCGTCTGCCCCGTCACCCACGCCTCCGGAAAAAGCAGGGGCGTCGTCTTCCGATGGGCCTGCAATCACCGTCTGCGCGCCGCCCTCACCTGCTTCGCCGACAACTCCCGCCATGCCTCCCCCTGGGCCGCCGACGTCTACATGCGGGCCAGGCAGCGCGGATGCAGTCACCCCCACGCCGTCCGTATCCTGGCACGCGCCTGGATCCGCATCCTCTGGCATGCCTGGCGAGATCGAGCCGAATACGAACCCGCACGCCATCTCGCCGCGCAAAAATGCGCCGCGTAG
- a CDS encoding HAMP domain-containing sensor histidine kinase, whose product MRIASSRRWPLTLLLPLGVSITMFVVAVGTTQVGLAILESREIRALEAKATIFLNALAGVVAPRLDEGEDALAALLDDPLAIRETLVEESLVARWRGPDGVLRSVSHGEPGGEDMARALAAIAEAPPGATLFTRAEPGVRAIVARAFAVEDARLELVAALDASDIAAELSRDEAWAIVIDIGLATLAALLTFALTRRAVAPLDALAREVAGAGAANGAAKPASAEVARLRDAISKRLAAEEARNQALADLGEKERDALLAKLAAGLAHEVRNPLAGLLNGVSTLRRFGDKPEVRADTLDLIERGLRSIERVADAMLSTYRPAPGRMRFSREDLLDIQLLVAPEARRRHIALDWDVEAMRPIAADADALRQVLLNLLLNACKASPENGRVGLSVAQEPGTTGFTVADSGGGMPADVLAFVADGRTTTPVTRGEGRGKGRGKGLGLWMVTRLLDDLGGQIRVESRTGEGTRVIVRLPVGPADESATGTETAA is encoded by the coding sequence ATGCGCATCGCCTCCTCCCGCCGCTGGCCGCTGACGCTGCTCCTGCCGCTCGGCGTGTCGATCACCATGTTCGTCGTGGCGGTCGGCACGACGCAGGTCGGCCTCGCCATCCTCGAGAGCCGGGAGATCCGCGCGCTCGAGGCCAAGGCGACGATCTTCCTGAACGCGCTCGCCGGCGTCGTCGCCCCGCGCCTCGACGAGGGCGAGGACGCCCTCGCAGCCCTCCTCGACGATCCGCTCGCCATTCGCGAGACGCTGGTCGAGGAGAGCCTCGTCGCCCGCTGGCGCGGCCCGGACGGCGTCCTGCGCTCCGTCTCCCACGGCGAGCCCGGCGGGGAGGACATGGCCCGCGCCCTCGCCGCCATCGCCGAGGCGCCGCCGGGCGCGACGCTCTTCACCCGCGCCGAGCCCGGCGTGCGCGCCATCGTGGCGCGGGCCTTCGCGGTGGAGGACGCCCGGCTCGAGCTCGTCGCCGCCCTCGACGCCAGCGACATCGCGGCCGAGCTCTCGCGCGACGAGGCCTGGGCCATCGTCATCGACATCGGGCTCGCGACGCTGGCCGCGCTCCTCACCTTCGCCCTCACCCGGCGCGCGGTGGCGCCCCTCGACGCGCTCGCCCGCGAGGTCGCCGGGGCCGGCGCGGCGAACGGCGCCGCGAAGCCCGCGAGCGCCGAGGTCGCGCGCCTGCGCGACGCCATCTCGAAGCGCCTCGCGGCGGAGGAGGCCCGCAACCAGGCGCTCGCCGATCTCGGCGAGAAGGAGCGCGACGCGCTGCTGGCCAAGCTCGCGGCCGGCCTCGCCCACGAGGTGCGCAACCCCCTCGCGGGCCTCCTCAACGGCGTCTCGACGCTGCGCCGCTTCGGCGACAAGCCGGAGGTGCGCGCCGACACGCTCGACCTGATCGAGCGCGGCCTGCGCTCCATCGAGCGCGTCGCCGACGCCATGCTCTCGACCTATCGCCCGGCGCCGGGGCGCATGCGCTTCTCCCGCGAGGACCTGCTCGACATCCAGCTCCTCGTCGCGCCCGAGGCGCGCCGGCGGCACATCGCGCTCGACTGGGACGTCGAGGCCATGCGCCCGATCGCGGCGGACGCGGACGCGCTCAGGCAGGTCCTCCTCAACCTCCTGCTCAACGCCTGCAAGGCCTCCCCCGAGAACGGCCGGGTCGGCCTCTCCGTCGCGCAGGAGCCGGGCACGACCGGCTTCACCGTCGCCGATTCCGGCGGCGGCATGCCCGCCGACGTCCTCGCCTTCGTCGCGGACGGCCGCACGACGACGCCGGTGACCCGGGGCGAAGGCCGCGGCAAGGGTCGCGGGAAGGGGCTGGGGCTGTGGATGGTCACGCGCCTCCTCGACGATCTCGGCGGGCAGATCCGGGTCGAGAGCCGCACCGGCGAGGGTACGCGGGTGATCGTGCGCCTGCCGGTCGGCCCGGCGGACGAGAGCGCGACGGGTACGGAGACGGCGGCATGA
- the mnhG gene encoding monovalent cation/H(+) antiporter subunit G, with translation MTALLALALKLVGTGFLVVATIGVLRFEDPFQRMHAATKAGTLGAGLVLLGVMLTKGSMDATIVAFLTLIFLIGTMPVAGHLLGRAAYVSGAPLRSREDALAGVLPRATQPLEERTLLGFVAPSPVAAAETAVPAPPPERLRDAVAALEEEPYDSGFDGVRFAVIAPHAGLVTRRALKLAGPRRAPLTAVAVIDRDCVESARVPDARDVIRTKLASAIEEMRRETDGSPHPLALAYEEGDPLALIPALSAEGRELLVLPADGWCHHGAGVTLPVFEERLADKLFMVARKHEGPTLFVGCEEDAARKRIAVVHDGSRRAQRLAAWALNTRLWPVETVTVVGPASREQIDALAAVAADARAAVTHVHRPKATKGAMLPARYADAAAVVMPDLPKRACAYGGFWQDALIPGWRGDVLV, from the coding sequence ATGACCGCCCTCCTCGCTCTCGCCCTCAAGCTCGTCGGCACGGGCTTCCTCGTCGTCGCGACCATCGGCGTCCTGCGCTTCGAGGACCCGTTCCAGCGCATGCACGCCGCGACCAAGGCCGGCACGCTCGGCGCCGGCCTCGTCCTTCTCGGCGTGATGCTGACCAAGGGCTCGATGGACGCGACCATCGTGGCCTTCCTGACGCTGATCTTCCTGATCGGCACGATGCCTGTGGCGGGCCACCTGCTCGGCCGCGCCGCCTACGTCTCCGGCGCGCCCCTGCGCTCGCGGGAGGACGCGCTCGCCGGCGTGCTGCCGCGCGCGACGCAGCCGCTCGAGGAGCGCACGCTGCTGGGCTTCGTCGCCCCCTCCCCCGTCGCCGCGGCCGAGACCGCGGTCCCGGCCCCGCCGCCGGAGCGGCTGCGCGACGCCGTCGCCGCGCTCGAGGAGGAGCCCTACGATTCGGGCTTCGACGGCGTGCGCTTCGCCGTGATCGCGCCGCATGCCGGCCTCGTCACCCGCCGCGCCCTGAAGCTCGCCGGCCCTCGCCGAGCCCCGCTCACCGCGGTGGCCGTGATCGACCGCGACTGCGTCGAGAGCGCCCGCGTCCCGGACGCCCGCGACGTCATCCGCACGAAGCTCGCCTCCGCCATCGAGGAGATGCGCCGGGAGACCGACGGCAGCCCCCATCCGCTGGCGCTGGCCTACGAGGAGGGCGATCCGCTCGCGCTGATCCCGGCGCTCTCCGCCGAGGGGCGGGAGCTGCTCGTGCTGCCCGCCGACGGCTGGTGCCATCACGGCGCGGGCGTGACGCTGCCCGTGTTCGAGGAGCGCCTCGCCGACAAGCTGTTCATGGTGGCCCGCAAGCACGAGGGCCCGACCCTGTTCGTCGGCTGCGAGGAGGACGCGGCGCGCAAGCGGATCGCGGTCGTGCACGACGGCTCGCGGCGCGCCCAGCGCCTCGCCGCCTGGGCGTTGAACACGCGGCTGTGGCCGGTCGAGACCGTCACCGTCGTCGGCCCGGCGAGCCGCGAGCAGATCGACGCCCTCGCCGCCGTGGCGGCGGACGCCCGCGCCGCGGTCACGCACGTCCACCGGCCGAAGGCGACCAAGGGCGCCATGCTCCCCGCGCGCTACGCCGACGCGGCCGCGGTGGTGATGCCGGACCTGCCCAAGCGGGCCTGCGCCTACGGCGGCTTCTGGCAGGACGCGCTCATCCCCGGCTGGCGCGGCGACGTGCTGGTCTGA
- a CDS encoding monovalent cation/H+ antiporter complex subunit F, producing MIETLDAAVTTVALALTVVLALAIAGAAFRMIVGPGYADRFVALDMLTGIAVAACALTAVVTGRREFLDVGLGLALIAFVATIAFAAFLEKKERETS from the coding sequence ATGATCGAGACACTCGACGCCGCCGTCACCACCGTCGCGCTCGCGCTCACGGTGGTGCTCGCGCTCGCCATCGCGGGCGCCGCCTTCCGCATGATCGTCGGGCCCGGCTACGCCGACCGCTTCGTCGCGCTCGACATGCTCACCGGCATCGCGGTCGCGGCCTGCGCGCTCACCGCCGTCGTCACCGGGCGGCGGGAATTCCTGGACGTGGGGCTGGGCCTCGCGCTCATCGCCTTCGTCGCGACCATCGCCTTCGCGGCCTTCCTCGAGAAGAAGGAAAGGGAGACGTCATGA
- a CDS encoding Na+/H+ antiporter subunit E: MSFLLSPSRIVAFAQLLVTFLVELVKSATRVAGAVLSPKMAVQPAVVAVPIALKTDLGIATLANLVTLTPGTTSLHVSESRDTLYVHVLDSPSADAVVADIKGTFERLIRRIEG; this comes from the coding sequence ATGAGCTTCCTCCTCTCCCCCTCCCGGATCGTCGCCTTCGCGCAGCTGCTCGTGACCTTCCTGGTCGAGCTCGTGAAGTCGGCGACTCGCGTCGCCGGCGCGGTGCTGTCGCCGAAGATGGCGGTCCAGCCCGCCGTGGTCGCGGTGCCGATCGCGCTCAAGACCGATCTCGGCATCGCGACGCTGGCGAACCTGGTGACGCTCACGCCGGGCACCACCTCGCTGCACGTCTCGGAGAGCCGGGACACGCTCTACGTCCACGTCCTCGACAGCCCCTCCGCCGACGCCGTCGTCGCGGACATCAAGGGCACGTTCGAGCGGCTGATCAGGAGGATCGAGGGATGA